agatATCCCAGCCATGTTATTAGTTTTCTGTAATAATTCTAAATGTGACTAATGGTTTGATATGGTGATCAATAGCTactcattttaatgtaaaaactctaaCAATGTGTATTGCTGAGGTAATTAGTTCTGTTACTGTGGTTAGATATGTCAGCTAATGAagtaaacaacaaaatattactCGCTGTATTTCCTTCAGACCTTACACCGTTGTTTTCTATTATTTGCTGACATCATAACTGGTTTACATAATATCTATATAGTATTATAAAGgtgttaatatgtttatattaataCAAAATACATGTATAACTATATTTCTTCAAAgtactttaataaaatatattttatctatATACGTACACTATTTAGTGTATGTTATGATTACTAGACTCAGGGGAGGATTTGGATGGTTTTGGGGccttaagcaattccagccatggggttcaaaagttcaaaatggcatattttgtacttttttttattattattttgctgttcgatctccttttctacattttatatCAATATAACATGTAAAGCACCTTGTAAAATTTTTGAAACAATTTGTTTTCTTaagatgaattcacaactaaaaataatgaatGCGTAATTTCGTTTTTAAAGCTAAATCTTTACTGgtttgactgctggactggtcAATGATTGAAGATGGAGGACCCTCATCGTACACAATATGATagaaaaaattttatatataatttataggtatcatttatacttctaggtatttatttgggggccctaagcagccgcttatctttcttattggttaaatccgcccctgactAGACTACATATGCATTCAAAAacttatgtttgctgtttgttttagctgcttatttaaaatgagctaaaacaacataattcttgagtttttttagatgacaacttcattgttttaagttcaatccgaGGGCGTACAATTGGCATAGACAGAGAGGATGTGTCCCCATCAATAATTTAATCGACTTCAAAATCAAATAATGGTCTGTCAACCTTTAGTAACCTGCACGAGCACAAAGTCAAGTTCGCCACAAGTACACCCTAATAaaagctgtgcaattaatcgataTTCGAATTTTTGATTATGAGAAGCAATAATCTGGATGAAACAGTTCAAATGCATCACACACCtttctaaatttctctacattcatacctcaTCAAAGCTCGACTGCAGTACAATCAAGTAAATTGACTTGCAGCATGGGACGTGAttgctatttatattattaagtgtttattttttgttattaagtactttattcatgtttttaaaagcgcaaaacagaatttgtgctgttcaatgcaGCTCCAGGGATGTAtatccccaccaatgtcaagagcaaatctacaccCTTGGTTCAATCCAGTTAAATAGTAAAAACTAGTAAGTAAACttaattcctccatgttgtccccATACACAttgcagcattttttacaatgtacaataGTTCAGTCAAATGCAACTAacataaaataagttgttttttgagtaacacttttaacaaaaatGAAAGCTGCCATTACGTAGCTCATGTTGTCCCAAATGTAATGActgactttttaaaactttttggtTGAACGGTTCATCAAACAATGACACTAATAGAACAAAAGGGACTGTCATAATGACATGAGTCAGAAGAAAGGCTTATGCAAGAGGCTAATTATGATATTAGTTacaatgttaaataaattattgGGATGGTTAGACTTGCTTGTGATGTTTCAACTAAAAACATCAGTGAGCTTTGAAGGCCTACAGTGAATATTTGTTGCATACCATATAAAAAAGCTTTCATTAGACACAAGgttttaaagcaaaaatatacTGTTAATGTTTGTCATATATAACTTGTCATATATAATGTCATATATAATCTTCACACTTTATACTTTGTAAACATGTTTTCACTAAGAAATGATTGTAAAGAAACTTCAATAATTAAAAGTAGAAAAACTTAAATTGTATTTTGTTGAAAATTGAAAATTTCCTGTAATGATCATCTAGTTGTATTTGACCAAATTAGAGCTGGCTGgaaatattgtttacattttgtgatGAAATATAcaactaaataatttatattttcagATTATATTTTTGgattaaaagtgattttatatttgtgtatttttagtgTCTACTTTAATCTTTCAAATAATTTGGTGATAAAAATGGGTGAAATAATCATCTGTAACTATTCACTGtgtcatattgtttaaaaatgaaacatactTATTTTGTCAtgtacataattaaatattaaaaattgatcatacaaacattatatatatatataaataaataaaaagaacattttacagtatttgatattacattttttcttctggagaaagtcttatttcttggaataaaagcagtttataataataataacaacaacaataataataataataataataacaataataataataataataataataataataataataataacaataacaacaataataataataataataataataataataataataataatacaagttttaagatcaatattattagccccctccaaaaaaaatatatatttttttgattggctacagaacaaaccactgttatacagtgacttgcctaattaaaggcaatttagttaagcctttaaattgcactataAGCTAGTGTCATTAaggaaaagacaaaagaaattagatcCAAAAATGTGTTTACTCTATTAAATAGCACTTGGGAAACacttgaaaaaaatattacaatttcacaggaaggctaataattttggcttcaactgtatacactgtatgtttttattttactttaattaacattttaaaaacatttttgctgacaaatgaaaataaagcaaaataaaaagacttaaaatgacaattagtcaaattttattttaaattattgttttggAATTTTTATGGGTGTCCTCTGTAAatcatgataaaaatatataaatatacagttaaagataAAATTACTAATGAATGTTGTattcctgtgaatttgttttctttttcaaatatttcccaaattatgttgaacagagcaagcaatttttcacagtatttcctataaaaaaaatttcttttggagaaagtcttattttttatttcggctagaatgaaagctgtttttaattttttaaacaccattttaaggtcaatattattagcccctttaagcaatttttttttcggtagtctacagaacaaaccatcattatacaatgatttgcctaattaacctaactttatCCTAGTTTagtgtttaaatgtcactttaagctgaacacactaatgtcttgaaaaatatctagtaaaatagtatgtactgtcatcatggtaaagttAAAATATATCAATTATTAGTTACatttgtttagaaatgggtttagAAAatcataaacagaaattgggtaaaaatatataagagggctaataattcaggaggacggCTCATAATTCTAACTGTATgtagtattttatatataattaccaTTATTTTTTTGCCCAGGAGAAAAATAAAAGGCTGTTGTcacattttattgtacattttttttaatagtcttgCATTAATGAGTTGTTGTTGATTACACTCAAGTTTCATGTTTCAGATAAGGATGATAAAGCATAAAGTCCATCAATAAACAAGCCCTCCTGCTTTCTCACTTGTTTATCATGTTTGTGCTCTTTCAGGTCGGGACAATGCATGTGAAAAGACGTCTTACATGTTCCTGCGGAAGGAGCTGCCGGTGCGTCTTGCTAACACCATGAGAGAGGTCAATCTGCTGCCGGACAGACTCCTCAGTCAACCTTCAGTCAAACTAGTACAGAAATGGTAAGTATAGAAATGAAAATGGGAGGAATATCAGATTCATATGCACTATTGATTTCCAAACTGCTGCCAAATCTCTCCACAGGTACTTGCAAAGCTTTTTAGAGCTTCTGGAATTTGAGAACAGGAAGCCAGAAGACGGACACGCTCTGAATGAGTGAGTaggaatttttatatatataaaattatgtttttttgttttgtttttgagatttGTAGATGGTCTTGTTCTACAGGCTGGTGCACGGCATGCTATTATATTTTCATGTGAGGTGAATTCAGGCCAGAGTTGAGAAGAGAGGAATCtgatcataactgaaagctatcCTGACAGTGGAAAAGAACACAATACTCAGGATGACCCTGCAGAAATGGAGAAAGAAtcctattgtttttttaatatatttagcaaaataaaatgatcataatGAATAgtgaaattaaatttagtaaatgATATACACAGTCACTTATGTGGTAttgataatgttttatatttaaatttattgtatagggcagtgtttcccaaccctgttcctgaaggcacaccaacagtacacattttcaacctctccctaatcaaacacacctgaatcaacttatcagtcAACTGAATCAAtcaacatcagaagagactccaacacctgaagttaatgggtcagataacggagacatccaaaatatgtactgttggtgcgcctccaggaacagggttgggaaacacttgcATAGGGTATACAGGTCAGTATTGTAGGGCcgcacatttttttaatatttccccaatttacaattttttaaaatgtattaaattaaattaaattaaattaaattaaattaaattaaattaaattaaattaaattaaattaaattaaattaaattaaattaaattaaattattcattttcttttcgacttagtccctttattaatctggggtttgaACCCCAGAATCTTGAATcttgcggaatgaaccaccacattatccagcatatgttttacgcagcggatgcccttccagctgcaacccatcacagggaaacaaccatacacactcattaccacacacatacactacggataatttaggcTACTCAATTTACATgtaccgcgtgtctttggacttgtgggggaaaccggagcacccggaggaaacccacacgaacgcagggagaacatgcaaactccacagagaaatgccaactgacccagtcgaggctcgaaccagtgaccttcttgctgtgaggggacagcactacctactgcgccactgcgctatattatattatattatattatattatattatattatattatattatattatattatattatattatattatattatattatattttgtacataatttatttgaaaaatatttcatgcaagtttatgtatatttaaaaagtttatatttctatttaatttattattattattattattattatggtcatgTTTTAAATCCTTGATGAGTCATTGAAACTAGACAAACAGATCATTTCGGTTATTGGCTCCAGTTTTGATCAACTCCGTTTTCTGTCTAAAGTCAAACATTTGTTAAATCTAGAGATGACTGTCCACGCTTTTATTATGTCACGGTTAGACTACTGCAGTGCACTTTACTGTGGCATTtcaaaatctcaaatttctcgtcTTCAGTTGGTCCAAAATGCTGCAGCAACATTTATCTGTAATAGCAGAAAATATGACTACATCACACCTCTTTTAAGGGGCCTCCATTGGCTGCCCGTccaattcagaattgattttaaagtgcttttactgGTATATAAATATCCCTTCATAATCTAGCCCTAACCTATCTCTCAGAGCTGTTGCATTTTTACACTCCCTGTGAGATCTCTTAGATCAAGTGATTAAAATCTTCTATTAGTTCCTCAGTCCAGACTGAAACGTAGAGGGGACAGAGCTTTCTCTGTGGCGGGTCCGCAGTTATGGAACACCTTCCCCTTTGAGTAGAGAATGGCTCCATCACTATCTATCCACTATTTTTTAATCACTTCTTAAAATGCACCTTTTTAGTTTgggtttttaatattattttaatagtcctttctactgctacatttttaaaaaaatttcagtCGTTTCTCTtgtcttatttctgtttttatattctttttactttactttgtcttatgtacagcactttagtcagtcttgtgactgtttttaaatgtgctttagaaataaatgaacttgaactatgctacattttatttgttaaattacatTCAAGAATAATATAACAATTGCATAAATTGTGAGTAATTGAAAAgcaaaaaagaatacatttttaacactataaaatatgtttcaaataattacattaattctTTCctacgccaacatagggagaacatgcaaactccacatagaaacaccaactgacccagccgaggcttgaaccagcgaccttcttgctgtgaggcaaacgtgctacccactgcgccaccgtgcagccctctaaataaaacaatagaaaataaaaataataaattcaaaacattgaaatatgaataataataaaataatgcaattGTATTGTTTCTTATTTATCTCtaatatatcatttataattCAATAAATCTAATAGTGCTGTGAAACTTATAATCGGCCTGTATTACAAGTTGTACAGcgctatttttcatttatttatacaacatttcTCAAATACTGTGACTTTTCATATTATGCAAATCAGCTTTTTTTCAccctcaattttatttatttagatattgtATTCTCAATATCTGACTCAATATAATCCATATGATTAACATTTGACCTGTCAACATTTTTCTAGCTTCTTGGAGACTCTTATTGAAATCAGGAACAGACACAATGATGTGGTCCCGACTATGGCCCAGGGTGTAATAGAATACAAGGAGAAGTTTGGATTCGATCCTTTCGTCAGCTCTAACATCCAGTACTTTCTGGACCGTTTCTACACCAACCGAATCTCCTTCCGCATGCTTATCAACCAGCACAGTACGTCACCCAAAAAAAGAAACACACCACATACTGTAACTGTAGTCTCATCGAGTTTTGCTGTGATTGTTTTTCTCTTAATTGCAGCTCTCCTCTTTGGCAATGACATCAACCCAGCACATCCCAAACACATCGGCAGTATTGATCCCAGCTGCAATGTTGCTGAAGTGGTGACTGGTAAGGTCACCGTTATTGTTTAGCAACAGAATAtcactagctgggtttccatcaccctgtgttaatgcacattttgaactATCGCATGGAAAATGAGTGATGGgaaaaacacatttcaaataaaaatcactGAAATGTTTTTATGCTCGCTTgaggcaaagagcttagaatgaccaagaggcaacactcaatagaacgttccattgcaacagcagcgcccagcaacagccccggattccgccattttggagtgaaagcggtcgcgatggcaagcagctgctttgttatttatttatttatttatttaacaagtgcatcaaagctgagatacaacctgaaagatgacaatacaacacttaaaatcacaatcatcagcacttttaatagtttattttaaagacTTATAATAAGCTGttgctctattggaattttcattccaaaattgCCACCgcaccatctagtggctgtttcccaaatcgcacttgagtgtcgcctcttggtgattctatgctctttgcttgaggtggttttggacttgttTGCTGTTGGTTACTAgattaccaatactacagtcagccccTCTCACAACTTGATGGAAACGCATCTCAGTTGCTTTagggatttttgtgttttttgcaaACTTTCAAAAGATTTACTTTGAAAAAACTCccccaaaaaatacaaaaaaaactatttattataaaaaaaaaatgaaggttaCAAAAACCACAATAAAATGCTGCCACTAACTTAAAGAAAATGTACTAAAGtactaatataaaaaatttaaataataaaaaaaaatgaaagttagAAAAATcccaataaaaatattataaaaatgaacTGTTAAAATGATggcaaaataaaatctaaatattagaaAGGATAATTTTTGTTGACAaactaaaaccataaaaaaagtttattattattatttatattttagttgaaataaaacggatcttattttttttttactttcaaatgTTACATTTAGAAATGCTGCCACTAACTTCaagaaaatgtgttaaagtactaaaataaaataaaatagaaatattaaaaaaattaaatttacaaaaatcacaataaaacaacTATAAAAATGAACTGTTAAAATGATggtgaaataaaatatgaatattagaaaggattatttttgttgactaaaactaaaaccataaatttttattattattattattattattatatatatatttaattattttatttaaagaattattttttaTGGTTTTAGAATTTAGTTAAAATAAACGGATCTTATTTTTTATAACTTTCAAATGTTACATTTAGAAATGTTGCAGCTAACTTAAAGAAAATGTACTAaagtactaaaataaaaataaataaatattactataaGAATGAACTGTTACAATTAGggtgaaataaaatttaaatataagaaAGGATTATTTTTTTTGACCAAAACTAAAaccataaatatattattatcattattattattttatgtcaaGAATAATTTTTTATGGCTTTAGTTTTTAGTTGAAATAAATCTgatattaattctttttaattacttttaaatattacatttagaaatgCTGCAACTAACTTAAAGAAAATgtactaaaagaaaaaaatgataataaaggtTACAAAAACCACAACAAAACTACTATAAAAATGAACTGTTAAAATTATggagaaataaaatctaaatattagaaAGGATTATTTTTGTTGATTAAAACTAAAtccataaaaatattttattattaatattttattgttattattataataattattataagtattaatattttattataattttgtttcaagaaaaatatatttttatggttttagtttttagttgaattaaaactgatataaaaatcaaataaaagaggaaaaaagGAAATTGGTGAAATCCAATGAAATAATATGAGTGAGGCTGCTTAAAACTCTGCTTTACCATCTCAgaaatacattaaatttaaaaatctatTCAATTAGAAAACATTTACTTACAACTGTACATTTTTATCAAGCAAAGAAAACTGTATTTGTTCTTCATCAAAGCAGCTTTggtaaataaaagagaaaaagtcTACCTGACCCCAAGCATTTGAGCCGTTGTGTAGGAAAATCTCCCTTATCTTTTGTTTGGATTTTGCGCTCCACTGATTCAGCGTCATGTTGTTTTCAGATGCCTACGAAACCGCTAAGATGGTGTGTGAGCAATATTACCAAGCCGCCCCTGAGCTGAAGATAGAGGAATTCAATGGTAGCTTTCTTCCCATTGTCTCCCACATAatgctttaaatgtttgtttCCGTGTTACTGCATGTCTAATGAATGCAGTGACATATCCTGAGCTCGAAAACACCTTAAATATTTCACTTTTCTCAGCAGCCAAAGCTCCTCAGAAACCCATCCAGGCAGTTTATGTCCCCTCTCACCTGTTCCACATGCTGTTTGAGTTGTTTAAGGTATGTTCCTAAAATGTGTGCGTGCATATTGGTTCTGGCTTATGAAAAAACTGCGGTGtcattttacattaagtggtCTGAACTACAATGTACTTGcatcaataaatgaatacaatgtacttactgtgttcataatgtattgcagaagacttctggtgctcttgaggtgggatacgggtagggTTAGAGACAGGTTTGGGGGTATGAGTaggcaaaagggtgtccaacccagtactagtaaggtgtacctaataaagtggccagtgagtgtatttacaCGATTAGTAACTGCATGATCAATATTGGATTATTAAATTTGATCGTTGTGCTTTGACGTATCGCAGTAAcagcttgtgtttgtgtttgcagaaTGCAATGCGAGCCACCAACGATCTTCACGAGGGCAGCACGGAGGGTCTTCCTCTTATAAAAGCAAAAGTGACCCTGGGGATTGAGGATCTGTCTGTGAAGGTCAGTTTGTTTGTGAATTAGTTTTCTTTGTAAACTTGCCTTGAACTTACATTTTCGTGTTTCTTTTTAAATCATAGATCAGTGACAGGGGAGGGGGCGTGGCTTTACGGAAGATCGACAGGCTGTTTAACTACACCTACTCGACTGCACCAACACCCAGTCTGGACTCCAAACGAGTGCCGCTGGTAAAGAGAAACTTCATCCTCACATCACCTAGTCCTTTTAAACCATTGTGGGAAACTAAAGGAGACGTTTAGTCAAATGTTAATGCTGCTCTTGGGCTTTCAAACACTAGAAAGGTTACTGTTGTACTTATAATTTCATAATAGCTTCCGGAGGATAAACTGATCCAGATTTAGGTTGTTAAatgtcaaaaatgttttatttcgcTGTCGCTTTTAAGATTTGGTCAAATTCTGTATTTGACTTTGCTACGATATTAAACCTTGCATTTTtagaattcatttattttttaaaccgtAAATCAAgctcatataaatacattttagacaGGGTTATTATTAcagttaactaaaactaaaaccataaaaatacaattatttttgctATTTGGTATATTAAGCGTTTCCTTTTGGATACATTGATAGTAAGTAATCCATAAggatttggaatgacatgagattGACTAACAGATGACATGATTTTAGATTTAACCTTGAACAAACAGCTCTAAATGTAGCACTGTCCTCCATAACCTGATCTGTAGGCTGGGTTTGGCCATGGTTTGCCGATCTCTAGACTCTACGCCCGATACTTTCAAGGAGACCTGAAACTGTACTCTATGGAAGGTGTGGGGACTGATGCCGTCATCTACCTGAAGGTAAAAACAGCTCCCAGTTTAAACCTTATTCAGAGAACAAGTATGCAAAATGACATGTTGTTTgaacttaatgttttttaatggaaGTCTGTATACATGATAAACTCCCAACCACTCATTTTTGTAGTCCACAAAACCCATAAACAATGTCAGTTACATTGTACAGTCATATTGTATTGTTGATGGACACTTGTGTATTAGCTTAGACACGGCCCTGAGTGACtgacgcctgtttcacaccgaCTGACGCCTATTTTACACCACAAGCGCGAGCAGTGCGTGAGCAGCACGTGTGCAGCatgtatggagagcagaagcagcaagcaggcctttgcctttcacaccgACTGTGTCTGCTCATTGGGAGCTGCTGCACAGATCagtctatctctgtctattctatctagttacatatCCATCTATGAATAattcttttttacttttcatctgcaccaaggcctgCAGCAACTTCCTTCTATGCGGTTTCCTTAACCCGCAAGTCTCAGTAACCTGCACTCGGTCAGAAGACAATcccctgtgatatcatgtcattttgtttttgactgtcaagatgatgtaggcctatagttataatgatatttatacaatatagttataatgatatttatagatGGTCAAACTAGTATGCAACTTActaagcaaaactaatactaaaattgttttaaatttggttttgtagttcaggGCCAAATACATATTTGTTgccatttttaattgtttgagttcatttgattgaatatataaaaatctgtggatattatcgatgcatttattagataaaattgctattttttactgtcatttaatgtgttttgggtcattattaggcccacacggaatctgcgtgtgcagaatttcagcagatttttagcacatcattgagtttatttatttaacactgtaaatgtgtgtacatttatattaatttagtttttaaattaatttcagtaacaaaattgactaatatgaaaatgttcatttgctttatttacaatacagtttgtaagtaGATTTGTAAGTagttttagtagatctattatataagagacttgctttgtttaccaaataagtgcaattagatggatttgcattgtaaacaataaataacattttaaaagcaattttttttgtttaatatataaagttttttagttatgatactcccaaaataattctcagattttttactaaattctttgcagaaatagcaaaaaatgtcagcagattctgtctggccctagttattatCAATGCAATGACACTTTAATTGAGCGCGAGCAGcgtggcaaaaatagacccagtgcCGAAACTATCGTGGCACTGCTGCTTTACCGATGCTCATGCCTTGCGCTGACGCGCTGCGTCTGcgtgcagtatgaaagctctaatctgttaacatggacactATAAAAAACATGCGCTGCTCACACTATGCTCACGCTTGCTGTGTGAAACACGTTtttaaggaacactccactttcttttgtaaatatgctaatttacaagtcacctagaatTAAATAATagagtttgaccatttttgaatgCATTCAGGATATGGCGATTAACTGTCCTCTCATTGTGCCGTAATAATCAATGAACTTTGCTTCTGTACCATATTAAACAGAGCCTAAAAGAGTCCCCATCTAGGGTACAGGGCAACGGTGCTGCATAATAACTAACTACCTCTGAATCTTAATTTCAGATTTCATTGTCCCTGCTGCAGccgtggtacagcagcaaagttccctAATTTTTATGCCAGAACgacagtatagttcctagccatatcagccaaCAATAtagaacttttcattttctgaactacagaagagttaagctataaacagaaaaattatcttttttttttttaccaagatgctaatggtctaatccgatttagtgatttatgctaagctaagctaaaagtgctcccgccagacacgaagatcagctgaatggattaaaaaatggtaaaactcaactgtttaactctagattagttttaaatgcatattacttttttaaaaaaggggagtgtttctttaaacaaAGTCTgccatagacccttttcacaagactgttatgacgtgactgtagtggctcagtagttagcactgtcacctcacagcaagaaggatgcttgttcgag
This window of the Danio aesculapii chromosome 24, fDanAes4.1, whole genome shotgun sequence genome carries:
- the pdk3a gene encoding pyruvate dehydrogenase (acetyl-transferring) kinase isozyme 3, mitochondrial isoform X1; this translates as MRLYAFLLQNHLPKIEYYSRFSPSPLSIKQFLEFGRDNACEKTSYMFLRKELPVRLANTMREVNLLPDRLLSQPSVKLVQKWYLQSFLELLEFENRKPEDGHALNDFLETLIEIRNRHNDVVPTMAQGVIEYKEKFGFDPFVSSNIQYFLDRFYTNRISFRMLINQHTLLFGNDINPAHPKHIGSIDPSCNVAEVVTDAYETAKMVCEQYYQAAPELKIEEFNAAKAPQKPIQAVYVPSHLFHMLFELFKNAMRATNDLHEGSTEGLPLIKAKVTLGIEDLSVKISDRGGGVALRKIDRLFNYTYSTAPTPSLDSKRVPLAGFGHGLPISRLYARYFQGDLKLYSMEGVGTDAVIYLKALSSESFERLPVFNKSAWRHYQGGPGADDWSNPSKEPRDTSIYKAKR
- the pdk3a gene encoding pyruvate dehydrogenase (acetyl-transferring) kinase isozyme 3, mitochondrial isoform X2 is translated as MRLYAFLLQNHLPKIEYYSRFSPSPLSIKQFLEFGRDNACEKTSYMFLRKELPVRLANTMREVNLLPDRLLSQPSVKLVQKWYLQSFLELLEFENRKPEDGHALNDFLETLIEIRNRHNDVVPTMAQGVIEYKEKFGFDPFVSSNIQYFLDRFYTNRISFRMLINQHTLLFGNDINPAHPKHIGSIDPSCNVAEVVTDAYETAKMVCEQYYQAAPELKIEEFNAKAPQKPIQAVYVPSHLFHMLFELFKNAMRATNDLHEGSTEGLPLIKAKVTLGIEDLSVKISDRGGGVALRKIDRLFNYTYSTAPTPSLDSKRVPLAGFGHGLPISRLYARYFQGDLKLYSMEGVGTDAVIYLKALSSESFERLPVFNKSAWRHYQGGPGADDWSNPSKEPRDTSIYKAKR